One Candidatus Symbiobacter mobilis CR genomic window, TCGCCGGGCCGCCATGGGGCGATTTCGCAAGCGTTGAACGACTTTTCCTCGCGGATTGCGCGGCACGTCGTCGAAGAATGTTGCAAGGGCAAACTGCTCTACGCAGGGGGCGACGACGTGCTCGCACTGGTGGCGGTCGATGATCTGTTTGATGCGATGCAATTGCTGCGTCTGGCGTACAGCGGGCTGGCTCCCGATCCAGCGATGCAGCTTGATGCTTTTGTCGGCGGATTGGATGGGTTGAAGGGAACCAAGCCTTCCAAGCCCTCCAAGCCATTCCTGCTGAGCAAAGGCTGGGGCTATCTCGATGGCAGGCTGATGACGTTGATGGGCGCCAAAGCCACTGCGTCGATGGGTGCCGTCGTCGCGCACCACACCGCGCCGATGGGCATGGTGCTGCGGGAACTGCGGGCGGCGGAAAAGCAGGCGAAGAACACGCGCAGGCCGGTTCCCGCCGACCTGAACGCTGGAGGTGAAGGGAACCAACGCAATGGCAAACCCAAGGAATACGACCGCGACGCCTTTTGCCTGAAAGTGCTCAAACGCGGGGGCGGTGCCGTCACAGTAACCAGCCCCTGGTGGGCAGGCAAGCCGGGGGAACCGGACTTGGCCCGCAGCGCGTTGGCGTTGATGAAGCAATTGGCCCAAGAGCTGGCGCTGACCGATTTTTCCCGTGGGGCGATTTACCGTGCGCAACTGTGGTTTGCCGGATTGACCGACGACGAAGGCGACCGCGATAACGAACTGTGGCGCGAACGCATTGCGTGCTCCCTGTCTGCCCAATTCCAGCGACAAAAGGGCACGCCGGAAGTGGCGCGGAACGTGGTGGACTTTGTTTGCGACGCAATGCGCCCCCGGCACCCCCGCACCGCCATCGAAAACTTTCTTGCCACCAGCGAATTCTTTGCCCGCGAAGCCCGCGCCATCAAGCAGGGCATCCGTTCCAGCGCCACCCAGGAGTCCCGTTCATGAACGCCATTCCCGTTTTCATCCAACCCACCGACACCCTGTTTCTGCGTGGCAACTCCGCATTCGGTGGGGCTGGCGAACATGGCGTAGGCAGCCTGTTGCCGCAGCCTTCCGTACTGGCCGGGGCCTTGCGCAGCGCACTGCTTGCGCAACACCCCACAGAGCTTGCGCGCTTTGGCGCAAAGGGCTGCAATGAAGACCCGGCCCTGCAAGCCTGCCTGGGAACGCCCCAACAACCCGGCGCTTTTTCCCTGTGCGCCGTGGCGCTGGCCCAGTACCACGGCAACGCGGCAACGCCCATGGCGTACCTGCCCTTGCCTGCCGATTTGGTGGAAGTCGATGGGCAGCTCGTACCCCTGCACCCCCAGCCGTGCCCGGAAGGAATCTGCCGCAGCGGGCCATTGCCCATGCAAGCCATGCTGCGCAGCGCAAGCCAGGCCAAGCCCGAAGGCGGCGTGTGGCTGAACTGGGCGGGCTGGTTGGCATACCTGCAAGGCCAGTTGCCCACGATCGATCAAACCGTGAAAACGTCGCACCTGGCCAAACCGGACCCCAGGCTTGGCATCGGCATGGACTCCACCACCCGCACCACGCAACAAGGGTTGATCTACACCACCGAGGGCTTTGCCTTTCGCCCTGCGGAACTTGGCCTGGCAAGCGGGAGTGGCGTAGGCGGGAGCGGCAAAGAGAGCAATGGCGAAACAGAACCACCCCCTGCAGGCGCAACAGGCTACCTTGCGGCAGTGGAAGGCATCGGTTCCCTGTTGCCAGCACAAGGGCTGTTGCGGCTGGGGGGCGATGGCCGCAGCGCACGGTGGCAACGTCTGGACGTTGCCGCATGGCGCGTGCCCACGCCACCGCCCGCAAAACGGTTCCGGCTCGTACTGCATACCCCCGGCTGGTTCAGCGGCGGCTGGCTGCCCGAAGGGGTGCAACGCAATGCAGCAGGCGACTACATCCTGCAAGGGAAAGGGTTTTCCGCAAGGCTGGTTTGCGCGGCGGCAGGGCGGCGCGAATGCATCAGCGGATGGGATTTGTACGAGTGGAAGCCCAAGTCCGCGCACATGGTCGTTGGCGCAGGGTCGGTCTACTGGTTTGACGACTTCGACGGAGACTGGGACAAGCTTGCCGAATGGGTCGAAGCAGGACTATGGCCCCAGAATCTTTCGACCGAACAAGCCCAGCGCCGCGCCGAAGGCTACAACCGTGCGTGGCTTGCGGCATGGCCACAAGATTGATCGTCCCCTCCCCCCCATTCACCGGAGAAAAAAACCATGTTCACTGCAACCCGTCTTGCTTTTTACGCCGCAGTCAGCCCCGTCCACATGGGCGCGGGCAGCGCCATTGGCGCGATTGACAGCCCCATCCAGCGCGAAGTGCATACCCAGCACCCCAGCTTTGCCGGGTCCGGGCTGAAAGGCGCGCTGCGCCACCACTTTGCCAACCAATGGCCACGCGAAGGGGACAAGCCCAACGGGCTGATCGCCCGCATCTTCGGGCCGGACACCAATGCTTCAGACTACGCCGGAGCACTGTCGCTGACCGACGCGCAACTTGTTGCGCTGCCGGTTCGATCGCTGCGCAACGGCTTTGCCTACGTCACCAGCCCCCTGGCGCTGGCCCGATTGCGCAGGTTGGCGCTGCAAGCGGGGGTGGAATGCGGCTGGGAAGTACCCACCGTACCCCAAGCCGGGCAAGCGTTGTTGAGCGGAGCAGGATTGGCGGACAAAGACCAGCTTGTGCTCGAAGCGTTTGAATTCCGGCCCGCAAAGGTCGAACCCCTCCTTGCCAACATCGCCCAGTGGATTGCCAAGCACGCGCTGGCTGGAGCCGGGAACCAGTACTTTCAGCAAAAGTTTTGCGAAGACCTGGTTTTGTTGCATGACACGGACTTCAGCCACTTTGCCCGCCATGGCATGGTGGTGGAACCGCACGTTCGCATCAATGACCAAACCGGCACAGCAGACGGCGGCGGCTTGTTCTACGTCGAAAACCTGCCCCCCGAATCGCTGCTGGTCGGGCTGGTGCAAGCCAGCGACGAACACCGCGCCAAGCCCAAAGCGGGGGAAGACGGCGCAGCAGCATTGCCCAGGCTAGGCGCTTTGGACATCCTGACAGCCGTGCTGAACGGCACCACGGAACAACCCGGAATCCATGGCAAGGTGCTACAGATAGGCGGGGACGCCACGACCGGCCGGGGGTTGGTATTGGTGCAATGCGCACCACAAGAACCAAACCAACCAAAAGCTTGATGGAGGCCACGATGAACCAACATGCAAACCAACCACGCGCCAAACTGACCACCAACAAAAACCCGCAAGATGGAAACAAGGCCAGCACGTTGAACCCACAACGCACGGAATCACGCACGGCATCGGAACCCTACCCCGGCAAGAGAAGGCATTCCACAGAACCCTCCCCCACCGGGGGAGGGCAGGGTGAGGGCACACCCCAAACCCTGGACCAACAACGCGCCAAACTGGCGTGGGGTTATGCGCAAGAGGGAATCAAGCAATACGGCTCAGATTACAAAAACCTAGCCAAAGGCGCGCCCGCGCTCATCATGGGCAGTGGATTGATGCCAACGATGGCGTTTTACGAGGGGAAAAAAAGCGATCCTGCAAAAGCACTATTGCGTCACCTAATTTGTGGTTTGCATGAACGAATTCCCACCATAAATCACCAGGAAAAAGATTTCCCTTCATTCATGAAATACTTACAAAATTCACTTTCACAAGACTATTTGCGCGCCACCGACGAAGCCTTGGAATTGCTGAAATGGATTCGGCAATTCGTCGATGCATTGGGAGGAGATAGCAATGCCTGAAAACATCGTATGGGTACCAGATCGCATCAAACCAATTTTGTATGCAAATGCTAAAAATATCCCGCCTGGACACTTTTTTTTGATTTACCAAAATGACGTTTGTAATCCCAAAGAAAAAAAACACTTCCTAGAAAAAAGCTGCCCCCTCCCCCCATCCAGCGTAAAAACCGTCGAAGCCCTGATCCAACGCCAAACCGCGCTGGTAGCCACGTATGGCGCAAACGGCCTGCACTGGCACACCACCAGCACCGCGCCATTTGCCACAGGGTTGGGTAACGAGCACCCCATCGAAAACGGCTTTGCCTTCCTCACCCCCTACGGCTTGCCGTATCTGGCAGGCAGCGGGTTCAAAGGCATTCTTCGCCGTGCTGCGGAAGAACTGGCGCTGGACAACGACACCCAAAACGACGATGGCTGGACGTGGGTCGATATCTGGTGGCTGTTTGGCTTTGAAGGGGCAGTCAACAAGGGCAGCCAGTGGGACAGCGATAGCGACTTGGGCCACGCATTCGAGCGCGATAGCTACAAGCTGGCAGCCAACGCCAATTTGCATGAGTTGTTGCAACGGCTTGCCAACATCGACAAATCGATGGCCCGTTATGCCGATTCCAGCGACCGCACTGCTGCGGCCCAAGGCTTTCTGCAAGCCTGCCTGGCCGGTTCCACCCTACGCGGTGGACTGCAATGGCGTGGCGCGGTGGACTGCTGGGATGTCTACCCCCAACCCCAAGGCAACCGCATGGTGGTGGAAATCATGACCCCGCACCATGGGCCGTATTACCGAGGAGACAGCAACCCCCACGACAGCCATTCGCCCATCCCTGTCAACTTTCTGGCCGTACCTGCAGGATCTGCATTCCACTTTTTTGCGGTATGCCATGCCCAGAAATTGCCGCAAGGGCTGCAAAACCGCTGGCGCGCATTGCTCGATGCCGCCATGCACCACGCCTGCGAATGGGTAGGGTTTGGTGCCAAAACATCGGTGGGGTACGGGGCCATGCAAAAACCCGCCCCCCTGCCACAGCCCGCCCCCGCCAAAGAACCCCGGGCTGCAACGACATCCACGGAACAGCCGATTGCCCCTGTGGAAGAAGGCATCATTTGGCAGGAGGCTACCTTGACGTACAGCCGCAATACCAGCGAAATCACTGCGGGGAATCCACCCAAAAAAACGAAGCCATTGAAGGGCGACTTGGCCAAGGCATTCCTCAATGCCTTACCCGAAAAACAGCGTACTCGCCTAACCAAGGATGGCGCATTCAGAAACGTGCCCGTTGTGGTCAAGCAAGATGGCAATACTTGGGAACTATTGCGGCCTGCCACAACGGGGTGACATCAGTCCCCACCCACCGTTGATCGCCATTCCTCCCCCCAGCGGGCTACCGCATACATCCATTTTTGGGGGGAACCCATGGCAACGCTATGTACGCACGAACGGCGCACAATATCGCGCATGATTTTCTGGGAGATGCACCATGACTGCCACCGTCAAAGACACCCGTTTGCATATACGCTGCAACCAACAGGTGCGCCACCTGCTCGACAAAGCCGCTGCCCATTCCCACATGAGCGTTTCCGAATTCGTGTTACAGAATGCCGTCCACCACGCGCAAGCGGTGTTGGCAGCCCACGAAACCATCACCCTTTCGCAAGAGGACTTCGCCCTCTTTTTGAAGGCGCTGGATACACCGGTCACGCCCAATGCCGCGCTGCAACGCGCTTTTGCCTGCCACGACGAGCAAGTGCGCTGAATGTCCGGCTATTCCATTCGCCCCCTCGACAGCGAAGCGGATACGGCGCGCTTTGACTGTGGTGATGCAGCGCTGAACGACTATCTGCGCCGCTATGCCACCCAGGATGTCCGCCGCAACGTCACCCGCGCCTTCATTGCAAGTCCTCTCGAATCCTCCACGCGGATTGCCGGATTCTTCACTTTGAGCGCCGCCAGCATCCAGGCCGAGACGCTGCCTGAAAACTTGCGCAAGAAGCTGCCGCGCTACCCGGTGCCGGTGGCTCTGTTGGGCCGATTGGCTGTAGACCGCGAATTTCAGGGTAAGGGCCTTGGGTCGATTCTGCTGGCTGATGTCTGTCGGAAAGTCCATGCCGCCAGTCGCACCCTGGCCGTAGCCGGTATCGTGGTCGACGCAAAGTCGCCATCGGCATCCACCTTTTACCAACATTTCGGCTTTCTCGAACTACCCGGGCAGACATCTCGGCTGATCCTGCCCAGCAGTGGTTTTGCTGATCGAGGGTGATTCGCCCGAGCACTGCGCAACCCGGCAATCCAGCGCTCCCGTTCCGAGAGGGCAGACTTGGAGGGGGGTACACCCCCGCAAGCTTGCCATTCCGCCCCCTCGCCAAAAAGGGCCAAACAATGCCTGCATGGCACAACGGCTGTTTCATCTGGCGTGTTACGACGTAGCCAAGCCCCGTCGGCTCAAGGCTGCGCTCAAGCTCACGCGGGCGTATGCCACGGGCGGGCAAAAGTCTGTCCATGAAATTTTTCTGACGGCAGAGGAACGCGCCGCATTGCTGGCGGACATGGCCCTGCTGCTGGACCCGGAAGAGGATCGTTTTCTGCTGCTGCGGCTGGACCCGCGCAGCCACGTCTACACCTTGGGCAAGGCCATGCAGCCTGCCGATCCCGATTACTTTTACGTTGGCTGACCCCGAACGCGGCAAGGCAACCACTACAGCGACGACATCCACCACCCCAACGACAGAGGCAACACCATGGCACTGCTGGTACTGGATCGCACCGAACTCGATATCCGCGTGGATGGCGACGCGCTGGCGCTGTACGAATCCGGCACGCGCCGGGGAACGGTGCCGATCAAGCTGATGGACCGCTGCGTGATCCATGGCGCACGCACCAAGCTCGATACCGGCGTGCTGCAACGGCTGGCCGAAGCAGGCGTAACGACCGTGCTGATCAGCCCCCGCGCCCAACGCAGGGCGGCCATCGTTCTGGGCAACCAGCACAACGACGCAGCCGTGCGCATCGCCCAAGCGTTGCGGGTAATGAACCAGCAGGAATGCTGGCAATGGTCGGCTGGCATCGTGCGGGCCAAGCTGGCGCGGCAACGCAAAACGCTATCGCTGATGCAGCAAGAACGCCCCGATGCGCGCAAACCGTTGTTCGATGCGATCCAGACCATCGACAGCATTCAGGCGCATTTGCGCGAATTCGGCGCGACGACGGGGGCTGTCGCCAGCATCCGTGGATGGGAAGGCGCAGCGGCCCGCGCCTACTTTGCCGCGCTGGGCAGCGTATTCCCGCCCGCATTGGGTTTTGCCGGACGGAACCGCCGCCCGCCCAAAGACCCCGTGAACGTATGCCTATCGCTGAGCTACACGATGCTGCACGCGCAAGCCATCCAGCAATGCACGATTACCGGGCTGGACCCGATGCTCGGCTTCTACCACCGCCCCGCCTTTGGCCGGGAAAGCCTGGCCAGCGACTTGATCGAACCCCTGCGCCCCGCAGTGGATGCCTGGGTATGGGAACTGCTGCGCAAAAGAGTGCTGCGAGAAGACCACTTCAGCACCAACGAAACCGGCTGCATGATGGGCAAAGCAGGCAGGCAAATCTATTACACGGAATGGGAGGAAAACCAAAAACCCTGGCAACGGTGGCTGCGTGCGCAATGCCAGAACTTGGCTAAAACCTTGCGCAACAAGGGATCGCTATGCTTGGCGGAATAGATTACAAGAATATAGTAATTCATCGATAACAATTCTAATATCTCTAATATCTACCAGGTCATAGGAGTAAAACCATGGGCACCAAGCTAAAAAATAAATACATTATAGCCTATGACATTTGTGACCCGAAAAGATATAACAAAATTCATAAAATTATCAAAAAATATGGACTTCCGCTACAGTATTCCGTTTATTTGCTAGATGTAACAAGATTAGAAATAGAAAAATTAGTTACAGAGTTACGCTCCCTGATAGACCCTGAGAAAGACGATATTCGCGGCTACTATATACCGCAGAATACGTGGAAAGTCAGCATGGGAACAAGTATCGTGCCGAATGACGTTCTGCCTGGCTTATGGAAAGACCAGACCACAGCAGAACAAGATGACCAGTATGCTTTATTCACGTAACAGAAAAAAGTTAGTTTTTAGTTGAATTTTTTAATATAAATCGCAAAATAATAAATTTAGTTAGCATAGAGACCATACTGCCTCACAAAAATCTAGCTGCACAGATAGTACAAATATAAAAATGTCATCAGGCGATAAATAGGCGATAAATAGGCGATAAATAGGCGATAAATAGCTTGATATCTATTACCCATAAAATCATTGAAGATACAATGAATTCCCGAGAAATATTTACATTGCGCAAGCAGGGTCGATCTGCTGAAGCACTGCAAATAGCGCGGGAGGCATATCCCGGCAATGAAAATGATCTATGGTTATTGCGCGCCTATGCATGGTCAATGTATGATCATGTTAAATCTATTATTGACCGTTGTGAAGCAAAAAAAATTTCACCGTATACAATAGGCAGCCGACTTTCGCCACTCATGCGCGAATTTCTGCATATAGCCAATCCATTGCGTAGCGATTCAGTCTTTTCGCACATGAACCGACTGGCACTAAAATCGTCACGGTATTGGCCTGATTTTTTAGGTTATGCCCGCTGGGTCGGAGCTGATAATTTTACAGGGGAAGATAAGAAACCTTTTGTGACCCAAGAAGGCAAGATTGTGGAAAGCTTCTATAAGCGCTACATACGTGCTATTTGTCGCGAAACGGCTGCTAAAGCAACAGATAAACAAACACGTCCACAATGGATAGAATGGGGAAGTCAAATTCTGAAGCGATCATTAAAAATAGAACCTAATGATCTATGGTTCAATTATTACCAAAGCAAGCTACACCTCGCCCAGGGCCAACCAGATTTGGCCTTGCAACGCTTAATCCCGGTTCTGTTACAACATTCCACAGCGGCTTGGCCTTGGGGATTGTTAGGAGATATTTTTGAAACTACGAGACCAGAAGACACTTTGATTTGCTACGCCTATGCAACGCAGTTAGCACGTAAGGAAATTGAAGTAGCAAAAATCCGCATCCAGTTAGCACAACGCCTAGCATTGGTTGAACGCTACAATGAGGCGGCGAACCAAGCATGGTTGGCTATACAATACAGAAAAATAAATGGCTACCGCATTCCCCAGGGTTTACAAAATATTTTGGCCAATAATTGGTACCACGATGCAGTGGCCAACAATACCCTACAACCGTTGCCCCCAATGCATTCAGTTGCTTGCAAAATATTGCAAGAACTCCATCGACAAAGACTTACATATACACGAGGCGTAATCGATCAAAATCATAGCACAAATGCGCTTACTTTTCTGGCTACGGGAACTGAATCTGGGATTGGGTTATGGAACAAAAAGTTCCCAGAAATTGCAAAACTTCCATCTGGAACCGTTATCGAGATTGGACGCAGAGAAACAGATGGCCCCCCACTTGACTGGAAAATCTCTGAACTCCAAGAAATCACTGGGCTTTGTCAAGCATTCTCAGGTACTGTCATACGTCAAGCTGATAAAGATTTTGCATTTGTTCGTTGCGAGTTGGGAGATGTTTTTGTACCGCCTGAACTGGCCAAGAATTTTGATCCGGTGCAACAATATAATGTAAAAGGAAAAGCAATGAGAAAAATTAATAAACAAGGAAAATCATGCTGGAGCGCAATACATTGTATTCTACAAGATTTATACATAAATCAAGCTCTGTAACATAAATAAAAACGATATGCATAATATCTAAAGATATTAGCTATTCCATCCAAAAAAATTTGGAAAGTGAGTGTGGTATGATGCCACCAAGCCAATACAGGAACCATGAAAACCTAAGCTGCAAGCGAGTAGCTGGTTTTTTTCAGTTGGGAATAATCTTCAAGTCGCAACGCAACTTATTGAAAACAAAAGATTTTTTGACGGTTGGAGTCTAAAGACATGCCCTGATCTCAAAGGGATTAAGACCCACTAGTGCGTTCCACCAGTCGAGGCACTCAACGTCTAAAGACATGCCCTGATCTCAAAGGGATTAAGACTTCCACAACTGCCCAAGCATACGGAACATCGTAGTCTAAAGACATGCCCTGATCTCAAAGGGATTAAGACTTGCGCGTTGTTACGTGTAACCAATGCCATGATGGTCTAAAGACATGCCCTGATCTCAAAGGGATTAAGACGTCCCCTCCTTCATCCACGCTACTTACGCGCACAGTCTAAAGACATGCCCTGATCTCAAAGGGATTAAGACACCCACGCCGCAATCTCATCGTCACTTTTGCTCAGTCTAAAGACATGCCCTGATCTCAAAGGGATTAAGACTTATTCAGGATCTGTTGATGCATCGCATTACCGTCTAAAGACATGCCCTGATCTCAAAGGGATTAAGACGACAACGTCATGGCGACGTTTATTGGGGGGTACGTCTAAAGACATGCCCTGATCTCAAAGGGATTAAGACAAACAATACATTACAGGGACTGACGCCTACCTGGGTCTAAAGACATGCCCTGATCTCAAAGGGATTAAGACCCTGATCAGGGAAGGACCGTACTGGTACGCTACGTCTAAAGACATGCCCTGATCTCAAAGGGATTAAGACCTTTGTAGATCAGCGCATTCTTTGCGCCGCTACGGTCTAAAGACATGCCCTGATCTCAAAGGGATTAAGACAATATAAAGTCTACTTGTAATGCTTAAATCTTGTCTAAAGACATGCCCTGATCTCAAAGGGATTAAGACCTTCCACAATTGACCAAGCATCCTAAACATAGTAGGTCTAAAGACATGCCCTGATCTCAAAGGGATTAAGACAGTTTATCTTTACCAAAATGGTTAGCTAAATCAGTCTAAAGACATGCCCTGATCTCAAAGGGATTAAGACTTATTCAGGACGTGTGCATGGAGCGCATTGCGTCTAAAGACATGCCCTGATCTCAAAGGGATTAAGACAGAAACTTAATTACAGGGTATTTAATACTCTTAGTCTAAAGACATGCCCTGATCTCAAAGGGATTAAGACTTTACTCTCCCACCAAGTCTTCTTTCTATATTCGTCTAAAGACATGCCCTGATCTCAAAGGGATTAAGACCCACCGGATAGATTAGAGCCTATTTCAGTAGGCAATATGCCCTTAAAGTGATTAGGGCGCAAGTGAGGTGCAACATGGCGATATACGTTTCAGGAAGTTTTTCCCAACGCACCAGAATTCGGCGAAAGCGATTCATCCAGCTATGTGTACGTTCTACTACCCAGCGCCGTGCCTTGAAACCAGCTTCTTGCTTTATAGATTTAGCTTCTTCGCCTCTGGAACGAATGTGAGCCGTAAAGCCAAATTCTTTGACGATCTCTCTTACTTCATCAAAATCGTATCCTTTGTCCAAGCAGATGCCTTGTGGTTTTGTATCCGTCGGGTCTGGTCGTTTTGCTTTGATGTCTTCCAGCGTACTCCTGACCAACTTCATGTCGTGCCGATTCGCACCGTCGATGGCGACGGCAAGCGGTATGCCTGCACCATCAGTAAGCACACTGCGCTTGACACCTTGCTTGCCTCGATCTGTTGGGTTGGCCCCAGTTGTTTGCTGACCTGCTAGGGGCGCTTTGGTTAACGCTCCATCCATGGATGTCCATGCCCAATCGATGCCTTGGGATTTGTCGTATTCGACCAATTGTTGTATCCAAAGGGCTGAAAATACACCTGCTTTCGTCCATTCGCGAAAGCGTCGATAGGCAGAACTGCACGAGCAAATTCCCGTCATGTTTAAGGCGTTCCACTGGCAGCCAGTTCGCAATACGAAAAGAATTGCGTTCATTGCGCTGCGATCAGATACACGCGGATTATGGCAACCAAGGGGATGTTTTTTGGGTTCAGGGAGCGATGATTTTATTATTCCCCAGAGTGCATCATGCAATCTCCACCCATCATCATGAAATATCAGGCCCATAATTTTCCTCATCTGGGTTATTGCGACTGTGATGATTAATATTATATATCATTAGCCTACTGAAATAGGCTCTAATCCGGCATATCCTCTTCTGTCTAAAGACATGCCCTGATCTCAAAGGGATTAAGACAGAGACCAACTCTTCTGTCTTATTCATAAAAAAGTCTAAAGACATGCCCTGATCTCAAAGGGATTAAGACGGTAGCTTCAGCAGCTACCACACCCGCTCCCGCAGTCTAAAGACATGCCCTGATCTCAAAGGGATTAAGACCCCCTTTTCAGGAAGTGTATCGAAATCTGGTTCAGTCTAAAGACATGCCCTGATCTCAAAGGGATTAAGACATCTAAACCAGTAAGATAACCAGTAGGAATACCGTCTAAAGACATGCCCTGATCTCAAAGGGATTAAGACATACTCTACCCACTTAGCGGTGTCTCCGCCAGCGTCTAAAGACATGCCCTGATCTCAAAGGGATTAAGACCCATCTGCCCGTTCAAATTGGGCCTGAGATTGAGGTCTAAAGACATGCCCTGATCTCAAAGGGATTAAGACTCTTCCAATGCATAGAAAAATGAGGCCATTACGTCTAAAGACATGCCCTGATCTCAAAGGGATTAAGACATTTTTGGCTTACCTAGCCTTCGCCACTCTTTGTCTAAAGACATGCCCTGATCTCAAAGGGATTAAGACGTAGCGATATTTCGTTATTGAGCTTTGGCTGGGTCTAAAGACATGCCCTGATCTCAAAGGGATTAAGACTCCTCTTTAACTTGAGTAGGATAATCAGAGCGTCTAAAGACATGCCCTGATCTCAAAGGGATTAAGACTTCCAAAGATCTCTCATGAGATCCTCCTTCGGAGTCTAAAGACATGCCCTGATCTCAAAGGGATTAAGACCATGCCAAAGGCACAGTCCGCCGACGAGCTTGAGTCTAAAGACATGCCCTGATCTCAAAGGGATTAAGACACTACTAGACCGACATCCTCCAGCGCGTAGAAGGTCTAAAGACATGCCCTGATCTCAAAGGGATTAAGAATTTCTGAATAAGCATATATATGCTTACCATCAATCTTAATAAATACCCTTATTACCGTGCTTCCTACCGCCCGGTAGCAACGGTCACGTTCACCGGAATCAGCATGCAGCGGTGTCACATACGACACAAAATCCGCCACACCAGCAAGCTTGCCATTCCCCCCATCCCGCAAAACCGCACCGACACTGCTCCCCATGAACTCCTACGACCCCCACCAACCCGCCGGCTATCCGCGCCGTGTTTTGATCGCCGTCAGCGGCTTGTCCCCGCAGATCGTCACCGAGACGATTTACGCCCTGGCCGCCGACCAGGACGAGGCTTTCGTTCCTACTGAAGTCCATCTGCTGACCACCGCCACCGGCGCGCAGCGTGCAGAGCTTTCGCTGCTCAGTGAAGACCTGGGCTGGTTCCACAAGTTGCAGGCCGACTTCCATCTGCCCGGTATCGCTTTCGACCGCAGCCATATCCATGTGATGCGCGATGCCCAGGGCAAGCCATTGGGCGATATCCGCACTCCGGCGGACAACCAGGCCGCTGCCGACTTCATCACCGCGCAGGTTCGCGCTTTCACTGCCGACGACGCTTGCGCTCTGCACGCTTCCATCGCAGGCGGGCGCAAGACGATGGGGTTTTATCTGGGCTACGCCTTGTCGCTCTATGGCCGTGCGCAGGAT contains:
- a CDS encoding type III-B CRISPR module-associated Cmr3 family protein, which gives rise to MNAIPVFIQPTDTLFLRGNSAFGGAGEHGVGSLLPQPSVLAGALRSALLAQHPTELARFGAKGCNEDPALQACLGTPQQPGAFSLCAVALAQYHGNAATPMAYLPLPADLVEVDGQLVPLHPQPCPEGICRSGPLPMQAMLRSASQAKPEGGVWLNWAGWLAYLQGQLPTIDQTVKTSHLAKPDPRLGIGMDSTTRTTQQGLIYTTEGFAFRPAELGLASGSGVGGSGKESNGETEPPPAGATGYLAAVEGIGSLLPAQGLLRLGGDGRSARWQRLDVAAWRVPTPPPAKRFRLVLHTPGWFSGGWLPEGVQRNAAGDYILQGKGFSARLVCAAAGRRECISGWDLYEWKPKSAHMVVGAGSVYWFDDFDGDWDKLAEWVEAGLWPQNLSTEQAQRRAEGYNRAWLAAWPQD
- the cmr4 gene encoding type III-B CRISPR module RAMP protein Cmr4 codes for the protein MFTATRLAFYAAVSPVHMGAGSAIGAIDSPIQREVHTQHPSFAGSGLKGALRHHFANQWPREGDKPNGLIARIFGPDTNASDYAGALSLTDAQLVALPVRSLRNGFAYVTSPLALARLRRLALQAGVECGWEVPTVPQAGQALLSGAGLADKDQLVLEAFEFRPAKVEPLLANIAQWIAKHALAGAGNQYFQQKFCEDLVLLHDTDFSHFARHGMVVEPHVRINDQTGTADGGGLFYVENLPPESLLVGLVQASDEHRAKPKAGEDGAAALPRLGALDILTAVLNGTTEQPGIHGKVLQIGGDATTGRGLVLVQCAPQEPNQPKA
- the cmr5 gene encoding type III-B CRISPR module-associated protein Cmr5 codes for the protein MNQHANQPRAKLTTNKNPQDGNKASTLNPQRTESRTASEPYPGKRRHSTEPSPTGGGQGEGTPQTLDQQRAKLAWGYAQEGIKQYGSDYKNLAKGAPALIMGSGLMPTMAFYEGKKSDPAKALLRHLICGLHERIPTINHQEKDFPSFMKYLQNSLSQDYLRATDEALELLKWIRQFVDALGGDSNA
- the cmr6 gene encoding type III-B CRISPR module RAMP protein Cmr6 translates to MIYQNDVCNPKEKKHFLEKSCPLPPSSVKTVEALIQRQTALVATYGANGLHWHTTSTAPFATGLGNEHPIENGFAFLTPYGLPYLAGSGFKGILRRAAEELALDNDTQNDDGWTWVDIWWLFGFEGAVNKGSQWDSDSDLGHAFERDSYKLAANANLHELLQRLANIDKSMARYADSSDRTAAAQGFLQACLAGSTLRGGLQWRGAVDCWDVYPQPQGNRMVVEIMTPHHGPYYRGDSNPHDSHSPIPVNFLAVPAGSAFHFFAVCHAQKLPQGLQNRWRALLDAAMHHACEWVGFGAKTSVGYGAMQKPAPLPQPAPAKEPRAATTSTEQPIAPVEEGIIWQEATLTYSRNTSEITAGNPPKKTKPLKGDLAKAFLNALPEKQRTRLTKDGAFRNVPVVVKQDGNTWELLRPATTG
- a CDS encoding DUF1778 domain-containing protein, giving the protein MTATVKDTRLHIRCNQQVRHLLDKAAAHSHMSVSEFVLQNAVHHAQAVLAAHETITLSQEDFALFLKALDTPVTPNAALQRAFACHDEQVR
- a CDS encoding GNAT family N-acetyltransferase is translated as MSGYSIRPLDSEADTARFDCGDAALNDYLRRYATQDVRRNVTRAFIASPLESSTRIAGFFTLSAASIQAETLPENLRKKLPRYPVPVALLGRLAVDREFQGKGLGSILLADVCRKVHAASRTLAVAGIVVDAKSPSASTFYQHFGFLELPGQTSRLILPSSGFADRG
- a CDS encoding CRISPR-associated protein Cas2 is translated as MAQRLFHLACYDVAKPRRLKAALKLTRAYATGGQKSVHEIFLTAEERAALLADMALLLDPEEDRFLLLRLDPRSHVYTLGKAMQPADPDYFYVG
- the cas1 gene encoding CRISPR-associated endonuclease Cas1, translated to MALLVLDRTELDIRVDGDALALYESGTRRGTVPIKLMDRCVIHGARTKLDTGVLQRLAEAGVTTVLISPRAQRRAAIVLGNQHNDAAVRIAQALRVMNQQECWQWSAGIVRAKLARQRKTLSLMQQERPDARKPLFDAIQTIDSIQAHLREFGATTGAVASIRGWEGAAARAYFAALGSVFPPALGFAGRNRRPPKDPVNVCLSLSYTMLHAQAIQQCTITGLDPMLGFYHRPAFGRESLASDLIEPLRPAVDAWVWELLRKRVLREDHFSTNETGCMMGKAGRQIYYTEWEENQKPWQRWLRAQCQNLAKTLRNKGSLCLAE